A genomic stretch from Vibrio coralliilyticus includes:
- a CDS encoding MBL fold metallo-hydrolase, which translates to MSLKYQVVPVTSFSQNCSIVWCDETMQGVVVDPGGDVKQLAALIKELGVKVTNLVLTHGHLDHVGGTEPLSAELGGVEIVGPHKDDNFWLQGLAGQSQMFGFPLTEAFEPQKWLNDGDTVEFGNQVLNVYHTPGHTPGHVVLFSKEAKLAFVGDVLFNGSVGRTDFPKGDFDTLIHSIKTKLWPLGNDVRFVPGHGPESTFGRERASNPFVADEMPLY; encoded by the coding sequence ATGTCTCTGAAGTACCAAGTCGTTCCCGTTACCTCTTTTTCGCAAAACTGCTCCATCGTATGGTGTGATGAAACTATGCAAGGCGTAGTGGTTGATCCCGGTGGGGATGTAAAGCAATTGGCTGCGTTGATCAAAGAGTTAGGGGTTAAGGTGACAAACTTGGTTCTGACACATGGTCATTTGGATCATGTTGGTGGTACTGAACCTTTGTCCGCTGAACTTGGTGGAGTAGAGATTGTCGGTCCACACAAAGATGACAATTTCTGGCTTCAGGGCTTAGCAGGGCAGAGCCAGATGTTTGGTTTTCCATTGACCGAAGCATTCGAACCGCAAAAGTGGTTGAATGATGGCGATACCGTAGAGTTTGGTAATCAAGTTCTCAATGTCTATCACACACCGGGTCACACACCGGGTCATGTGGTGTTATTCAGTAAAGAAGCTAAATTGGCCTTTGTTGGTGATGTGTTATTTAACGGTTCAGTTGGACGTACGGACTTTCCTAAAGGCGATTTCGATACTCTGATTCACTCGATTAAAACCAAACTTTGGCCTCTAGGTAATGACGTTCGGTTTGTACCTGGCCATGGTCCAGAGTCGACATTTGGCAGAGAACGCGCTTCCAACCCATTTGTGGCTGATGAGATGCCACTTTATTAA
- a CDS encoding MarR family transcriptional regulator: protein MRLAHKRKVQMKLQKRVKATVANVEATKKAKPVVEKKVAVASAAEKVVATKEVSVALTPKQQQVLDIVVANAEGINPKGIGLAAGQEEAKAASWATGALKKLLEENLVAKEQLAGNKVIYKAL, encoded by the coding sequence ATGAGACTTGCTCATAAGCGTAAAGTGCAGATGAAATTGCAAAAACGCGTTAAGGCGACAGTTGCAAACGTAGAAGCAACTAAGAAAGCTAAGCCTGTAGTTGAGAAAAAAGTAGCTGTAGCATCAGCAGCGGAGAAAGTTGTTGCGACTAAAGAAGTTAGCGTTGCACTGACTCCTAAACAACAACAAGTGCTAGACATTGTTGTTGCCAATGCAGAAGGCATTAACCCGAAAGGCATTGGTCTTGCCGCAGGCCAAGAAGAAGCCAAAGCTGCTTCATGGGCGACGGGCGCGTTGAAAAAACTGCTAGAAGAAAACCTAGTGGCAAAAGAGCAGCTAGCAGGTAACAAAGTTATCTATAAAGCCCTTTAA
- a CDS encoding TRAP transporter small permease subunit has product MRNLIYIERIFNRFGDFLGWLSSILFILLLANVVYDVVMRYVFNDVSIAFQEMEWHLFSAVFLLGVPYAIKAGGHVRVDLFYERLSHRAQAIIDLIGTIVFLFPFCLLVAWYGVDFAKESFALGETSGDPGGLPYRWVIKAMIPLSFMFMAISGVGLLLHSLNKIFNPHLIYANSTEQK; this is encoded by the coding sequence ATGAGAAATCTAATCTATATAGAGCGCATCTTTAATCGCTTCGGCGATTTCCTAGGATGGCTGTCGAGTATCCTGTTTATCTTATTGCTCGCAAATGTCGTTTACGATGTGGTGATGCGCTACGTGTTTAATGATGTTTCCATTGCATTTCAGGAAATGGAGTGGCACTTGTTCTCTGCCGTATTCCTATTGGGTGTTCCTTATGCCATTAAAGCGGGTGGCCATGTCAGGGTAGACCTTTTTTACGAGCGCTTGTCTCATCGAGCTCAGGCCATCATTGATTTAATCGGTACCATCGTTTTTCTTTTTCCGTTTTGTCTGCTGGTGGCTTGGTACGGCGTTGATTTCGCTAAAGAGAGTTTCGCCCTAGGTGAAACGTCTGGTGATCCAGGTGGCTTGCCCTATCGCTGGGTAATTAAAGCCATGATTCCATTGTCGTTTATGTTTATGGCAATAAGTGGTGTTGGATTACTGCTTCATTCTCTCAATAAGATTTTTAACCCGCATTTAATTTACGCCAACTCAACAGAGCAAAAGTAA
- a CDS encoding YcbK family protein produces the protein MDFSRRDFIKLAGSGLIVASCAPSLAFAAHPDQPRALAFSNLHTGEELESCYFDGRVYVANELSRIDNICRDFRRNEVHKMDKYLFDQISLIQSQLGVDAEVQIISGYRSPATNAALRSKSNGVAKKSYHMLGQAIDFRLDGVNLKRVRDAAIELQAGGVGYYPRSNFVHIDTGPVRRW, from the coding sequence GTGGATTTTTCTCGTAGAGATTTTATTAAGTTAGCTGGTAGTGGTTTAATTGTAGCCAGCTGCGCTCCTTCTCTTGCTTTCGCCGCTCACCCAGACCAACCTCGCGCTCTGGCATTTAGTAACCTCCATACTGGGGAAGAGCTGGAATCTTGCTACTTTGATGGCCGAGTCTATGTGGCGAATGAGTTGAGTCGAATAGATAATATCTGTCGAGACTTTCGCCGCAATGAAGTCCATAAGATGGATAAGTATCTTTTTGATCAAATCTCGCTGATTCAATCTCAACTTGGAGTCGATGCAGAAGTGCAGATCATTTCTGGCTACCGCTCTCCCGCTACCAACGCTGCGCTGCGCTCTAAGTCAAACGGTGTGGCTAAGAAGAGTTACCACATGTTGGGACAGGCGATTGATTTTCGACTCGATGGCGTCAATTTGAAAAGGGTTCGTGATGCTGCGATTGAACTTCAAGCGGGTGGAGTCGGTTATTATCCGAGAAGCAACTTTGTGCACATTGATACTGGGCCTGTACGTCGTTGGTAA
- a CDS encoding di-heme oxidoreductase family protein produces the protein MKLYKKSILASLILVSASVSGYEMKSGGGTAVKKEGANAYSLPAGNLPMSKRLDFSVGNSFFRNPWVQAPASTDARDGLGPLFNTNGCQNCHIKDGRGHPPEEGDIHAVSMLVRLSIPAMTPEQKKAFIKDGVIPEPTYGGQLQDFSLQDQTPEGQINITYTDVPVTFTDGTKVVLRKPNLKIIDLGYGEMHPDTQFSARVAPPMIGLGLLESISDETLQTWADEHDANGDGISGKVNIVWDVQKNDFSIGRFGWKSGQPTLMQQNAAAFNGDVGLTSNLFPNENCTSKQSICAELPNGGAPEVSDNILDFVEFYSQHLAVPIRRNMNDPQVKLGQKLFAKAGCDSCHKSEVRTMKREGLPALSNQKIHPYTDLLLHDMGEGLADNRPEYLANGREWRTAPLWGIGYTEEVNGHTYFLHDGRARNLMEAVLWHGGEAEPAKQTVLKFNQKERDALIAFLNSL, from the coding sequence ATGAAGTTGTATAAAAAGTCCATATTAGCCTCTCTAATACTGGTGAGTGCTTCTGTTTCTGGTTATGAAATGAAATCTGGCGGCGGTACAGCGGTTAAGAAAGAGGGTGCCAATGCATACTCTTTGCCGGCTGGAAACCTGCCAATGTCCAAGCGACTGGATTTCAGTGTTGGTAACAGTTTTTTCCGTAACCCATGGGTACAAGCACCGGCTTCTACTGATGCCCGTGACGGCTTAGGGCCTCTTTTTAATACCAATGGTTGTCAAAACTGCCATATTAAAGATGGTCGTGGCCACCCACCAGAAGAAGGGGACATTCATGCCGTTTCCATGCTAGTGCGTTTGAGTATTCCTGCGATGACACCAGAGCAGAAAAAAGCTTTCATCAAAGACGGTGTGATCCCTGAACCAACGTATGGTGGTCAGCTACAAGACTTTTCACTTCAGGATCAAACTCCTGAAGGACAGATCAACATTACATACACAGATGTACCAGTGACCTTTACCGATGGTACAAAAGTGGTGCTACGTAAACCAAACCTGAAAATTATAGATTTAGGTTATGGCGAGATGCACCCAGATACCCAATTTTCTGCACGCGTTGCTCCGCCAATGATTGGCTTGGGGCTATTAGAAAGTATTTCTGATGAAACGCTGCAAACTTGGGCAGATGAACATGATGCCAATGGCGATGGTATCTCAGGTAAGGTGAACATAGTTTGGGATGTACAGAAGAATGATTTCTCCATTGGTCGCTTTGGCTGGAAGTCTGGGCAACCCACGCTGATGCAACAAAATGCTGCGGCATTTAACGGTGATGTTGGCCTGACCAGCAACCTGTTCCCGAATGAAAACTGCACGTCAAAGCAATCTATTTGTGCTGAATTACCAAACGGTGGAGCTCCCGAAGTAAGCGACAACATTCTCGATTTTGTTGAATTCTATTCTCAGCACTTAGCCGTACCGATTCGTCGTAATATGAATGATCCGCAAGTTAAGCTTGGGCAGAAGTTATTTGCCAAAGCAGGGTGTGATAGCTGCCATAAGAGCGAAGTCAGAACTATGAAGAGAGAAGGCCTGCCAGCTTTATCGAATCAGAAAATTCATCCTTACACCGATTTGCTGCTTCATGATATGGGTGAAGGACTTGCAGATAACAGGCCTGAGTATTTGGCTAATGGACGTGAATGGCGAACTGCGCCATTATGGGGCATCGGTTACACCGAAGAAGTCAACGGCCATACTTATTTCCTTCATGATGGCCGAGCACGTAACCTGATGGAAGCGGTGTTGTGGCATGGTGGTGAAGCTGAGCCGGCGAAACAAACCGTTCTCAAGTTCAATCAAAAAGAGCGCGATGCATTGATCGCTTTCTTGAATTCATTGTAA
- a CDS encoding DUF1513 domain-containing protein codes for MVTDNTRRNLLKAALFGAAAPLLPFGCASTSETLGQPSLIGCSLYGRDKYSAVVADEFGHPIRQVPLPARGHGVATNAKLNHAVAFARRPGTFFVVFDYMTGEVIKSSAAHSNRHYYGHGVYSNDGKWLYATEGERGTSRGIIGVYDVLAGYDKVAEFTNFGLGPHEVIAMPDGSLAIGVGGVHTNGRQPLNIATMKPSLSYLNSNGELTEQVSLPDHHLSIRHLAHDGSKTVLCGQQYRGEPDEYPSLLAMHTQGGEMIPLEGEPEQWARFNHYIASIAATDEWILATSPRGNCYGIWSKQTRKMVELASLPDASGVVVQNGFFRVSSGAGGVITQYSPEEKKKIQSGIQWDNHWSMIS; via the coding sequence ATGGTGACTGATAACACAAGAAGAAACCTTCTCAAGGCAGCGCTGTTTGGCGCTGCTGCGCCTTTGCTGCCTTTCGGTTGCGCGAGCACGTCCGAGACATTGGGTCAGCCGTCACTGATCGGTTGCTCCTTATATGGTCGAGACAAGTACTCTGCGGTGGTCGCAGATGAGTTTGGTCACCCGATAAGACAAGTTCCTCTTCCTGCAAGAGGGCATGGAGTCGCAACAAACGCGAAACTTAACCATGCGGTGGCGTTTGCTCGTCGTCCGGGTACGTTTTTCGTTGTGTTTGATTACATGACGGGTGAAGTGATCAAATCATCAGCCGCCCATTCCAATCGTCACTATTATGGTCATGGCGTGTATTCAAACGACGGTAAGTGGCTGTATGCAACAGAAGGTGAGCGTGGTACCAGTCGAGGGATTATTGGTGTTTACGATGTGCTGGCTGGATACGACAAGGTGGCAGAGTTTACCAACTTTGGCCTCGGGCCTCATGAAGTTATTGCCATGCCAGATGGCTCTCTGGCAATTGGTGTTGGCGGCGTTCATACCAATGGCCGACAGCCGCTTAATATTGCAACCATGAAACCTAGCTTAAGTTACCTGAACTCGAACGGTGAACTGACCGAACAAGTTTCTCTACCGGATCACCATTTAAGCATTCGTCATCTTGCCCATGATGGTTCTAAAACGGTTCTTTGCGGTCAGCAGTACCGTGGTGAGCCTGATGAGTATCCGTCTCTTTTGGCAATGCATACTCAAGGTGGTGAAATGATCCCGCTTGAAGGGGAACCGGAACAGTGGGCAAGGTTCAATCACTACATCGCGAGTATTGCGGCAACCGATGAGTGGATCTTGGCAACATCACCTCGCGGAAACTGCTATGGAATCTGGTCTAAGCAAACCAGAAAAATGGTTGAATTGGCCTCATTGCCAGACGCTTCGGGTGTCGTCGTTCAGAACGGCTTTTTCCGAGTTAGCTCGGGGGCTGGCGGCGTGATCACGCAATATTCACCCGAAGAGAAGAAAAAAATTCAGTCAGGAATTCAATGGGATAACCACTGGTCGATGATTTCTTAG
- a CDS encoding imelysin family protein, whose product MKIFSLSALAASMMLLAGCQSTSSTGPVAQKTSHPSQGVYQVEFAAAHTFSNQADKLAAQMAAYCADATELESLKSQWHQTMVAWMALQGQERGPEKALEQSWNIQFWPDKKNTTGRKMTALTGQSKTWTQAQISQQSVTVQGLGSVEWLLYDQASSLSSSQATCQTGIAIAENIAANAETIATAWETNPWVDLDEKAWTSEYISLLSNQLEYSMKKMSRPLANFGKPRPYFAESWRSETSMQNLKANIEAMQALYLAGGNGLDKLLRERGKVQLADSIAQQFDTALETWPTDESLFDMLQTKEGYRKAYAQYNKLEQLKYLIHEEVAIELGVVIGFNATDGD is encoded by the coding sequence ATGAAGATCTTTTCTTTATCCGCACTGGCTGCCTCGATGATGCTACTGGCTGGCTGTCAGTCAACCAGCAGCACAGGGCCTGTCGCCCAGAAAACCTCTCATCCTAGTCAGGGGGTTTATCAAGTAGAGTTTGCCGCAGCGCACACTTTCTCAAATCAAGCTGATAAGCTGGCCGCTCAAATGGCAGCTTATTGTGCGGACGCGACGGAATTGGAGTCACTGAAGTCACAATGGCATCAAACCATGGTTGCTTGGATGGCACTACAAGGGCAGGAAAGGGGGCCTGAAAAGGCACTTGAGCAGAGCTGGAATATTCAGTTTTGGCCAGACAAGAAAAATACGACGGGTCGCAAGATGACTGCACTGACGGGCCAAAGCAAGACTTGGACGCAAGCGCAAATTTCACAGCAGAGCGTGACGGTTCAGGGGTTAGGCTCGGTAGAATGGCTGTTGTATGATCAAGCCTCTTCTTTGAGTTCATCACAAGCTACCTGCCAAACCGGTATTGCAATCGCAGAGAACATTGCCGCGAATGCTGAGACCATTGCTACGGCATGGGAGACTAACCCTTGGGTTGATCTGGATGAAAAAGCATGGACGTCCGAGTACATTTCTCTTCTTTCTAATCAGCTTGAATACAGCATGAAAAAGATGAGTCGCCCTTTAGCTAACTTTGGTAAACCAAGACCGTATTTCGCTGAGTCTTGGCGATCAGAAACTTCCATGCAGAATCTCAAAGCTAACATTGAAGCGATGCAGGCGTTGTACTTAGCGGGCGGAAATGGGCTGGATAAACTGCTGCGTGAGCGTGGAAAAGTACAACTTGCTGACAGCATTGCTCAGCAGTTTGATACCGCACTGGAAACGTGGCCGACCGATGAAAGCTTGTTTGACATGCTGCAGACAAAAGAGGGCTATCGCAAAGCCTACGCTCAATACAATAAGCTGGAGCAGTTGAAGTATCTTATCCACGAAGAAGTGGCGATTGAACTTGGTGTCGTAATAGGGTTTAACGCAACTGATGGTGACTGA
- a CDS encoding TRAP transporter substrate-binding protein, protein MSLIRQSLKRVLKGTAMAAVLAVAATSVNAAEKVYRLKLAETWGPNFPIFGDATKNMAKMAEEMSNGRLQIRIDSANKHKAPLGVFDMVKSGQYDMGHSASYYWKGKVPNTLYFTSMPFGMLPTEQYAWFYYGGGMELMEKVYSPHNLMSFPGGNTDTQMGGWFQKEINSVDDLKGLKMRIPGFAGEILAELGAKPTNIAPGELYTSLERRTIDALEWVGPSLDLRMGFHKIAPYYYTGWHEPGTELQFLINKRTWNRLPDDLKAILQVAMKTAAYDMYTQSKHESGKNWASIKSEYPNVQVKNFPAEVMTALREANERLLKEHADKDEMAKEIQASQAAYIEQVRPWSDISHRAYLNSQAQQ, encoded by the coding sequence ATGAGTCTAATCAGACAATCTTTGAAACGAGTACTGAAAGGTACGGCTATGGCAGCAGTACTAGCTGTTGCTGCGACATCAGTGAATGCTGCTGAAAAAGTGTACCGCTTGAAGCTGGCGGAAACTTGGGGGCCAAACTTCCCAATCTTTGGTGACGCAACCAAAAACATGGCGAAGATGGCGGAAGAAATGTCTAATGGCCGCCTTCAGATTCGAATCGACTCTGCAAATAAGCACAAAGCACCACTGGGCGTGTTTGACATGGTGAAATCGGGCCAGTATGACATGGGGCACTCTGCGTCTTACTACTGGAAAGGTAAAGTGCCTAATACGCTTTATTTCACCTCGATGCCTTTTGGTATGCTGCCGACAGAGCAGTACGCTTGGTTCTATTACGGTGGTGGTATGGAGTTAATGGAGAAAGTCTATTCACCTCATAACCTGATGTCTTTCCCTGGAGGTAACACTGATACTCAGATGGGGGGGTGGTTCCAGAAAGAAATCAACTCGGTTGATGACCTAAAAGGTCTGAAAATGCGTATCCCTGGATTTGCCGGTGAGATTTTGGCGGAGCTGGGTGCAAAACCAACCAACATCGCACCGGGTGAGCTATATACCTCGCTTGAGCGCCGCACTATCGATGCACTTGAGTGGGTAGGGCCATCACTTGACCTACGTATGGGTTTCCACAAGATTGCACCTTACTACTACACAGGTTGGCATGAGCCAGGTACAGAGCTGCAATTCCTGATCAATAAGCGCACTTGGAACCGTCTGCCTGACGATCTGAAAGCGATTCTTCAGGTTGCCATGAAAACTGCGGCTTACGATATGTACACTCAGTCTAAACACGAAAGTGGTAAGAACTGGGCGTCAATCAAGTCTGAATATCCAAATGTACAGGTGAAAAACTTCCCAGCGGAAGTTATGACAGCACTTCGCGAAGCTAACGAGCGTCTGCTTAAAGAACATGCTGACAAAGATGAAATGGCAAAAGAGATCCAAGCGTCTCAGGCAGCTTATATCGAGCAAGTTCGTCCTTGGTCTGACATCTCACACCGCGCATACCTGAACAGTCAGGCACAACAATAA
- a CDS encoding L,D-transpeptidase family protein gives MARLNPLLLLLIIIPIPTWASSYFERIGWLEPDSHVLRVLQYSKDVEHIYQSNHNQLIWFDLQQSSRLEFQLEIITSAGFSPLFARQLRYLEYYRKSNRWHEYDLLATDTLLLYISYAEQAKLLGYDWFFESKLYKPLPRLSQTNLIAVAVAVEHQQLSELIEVYTPDSDDYQQLIDSYLHVVKFEELNLPEYHQRGLREIGDKLENREVLLVRMEMVDVDLSGVRRDVGWYDATLEVAVKQFQRLHGLIGDGIIGPDTIRWLNTSPSERLSILALNAERSRLWPIERDTIIVVNVPGFEMKYWYSGQAVFQSKVVVGRKGRPTPMMTTKLDSLILNPTWNVPWKIMVEDIIPKVKEDPEYLVKQNIKIVPKWGSKELINPEDIDWQNMRPSAFPYRMTQLSGNNNALGLYKFNTPNRRAIYLHDTPSKNLFDEASRAFSSGCIRVEHADQFATRLLETQGLDMSTLDEEELAANKSIPLKQWVPVHIIYQTAWSEGGKIHYRDDIYRWDRFSYGKG, from the coding sequence ATGGCTAGACTTAACCCCCTTCTATTACTGCTGATAATTATTCCTATACCGACTTGGGCCAGTAGCTATTTTGAGCGAATTGGGTGGTTGGAGCCAGACAGTCATGTCCTTCGGGTTCTGCAATATTCCAAAGATGTCGAACACATTTATCAGAGCAATCACAACCAACTGATTTGGTTTGACCTGCAACAGAGCTCTCGCCTTGAGTTCCAGCTTGAAATCATTACCAGTGCGGGGTTCAGCCCTCTGTTTGCCCGTCAATTGAGATACCTTGAGTACTATCGTAAGAGTAATCGCTGGCATGAATATGACCTTCTTGCCACCGACACCTTACTTCTTTATATCAGTTATGCTGAGCAAGCCAAGCTGCTTGGCTATGACTGGTTTTTCGAGTCTAAGCTGTATAAGCCCTTACCGAGATTGAGCCAGACCAATTTGATCGCTGTCGCAGTGGCGGTCGAACATCAGCAGTTAAGCGAGCTGATCGAAGTGTATACGCCTGATAGTGATGACTACCAGCAGCTGATAGATAGTTACCTGCACGTTGTAAAGTTTGAAGAATTGAACCTCCCTGAATACCACCAGCGAGGATTAAGAGAAATCGGTGATAAGCTTGAAAACCGCGAAGTGTTGTTAGTCAGAATGGAGATGGTCGATGTTGATTTGTCGGGAGTTCGACGTGATGTCGGCTGGTACGATGCTACCTTAGAAGTCGCAGTAAAGCAGTTCCAACGCCTTCATGGTTTAATCGGTGATGGCATTATCGGCCCCGATACGATTCGCTGGCTTAATACTAGCCCGAGTGAACGCTTATCCATTTTGGCACTCAATGCTGAGCGCAGTCGACTGTGGCCGATTGAGCGTGACACCATCATTGTGGTGAACGTTCCGGGCTTTGAAATGAAATATTGGTACTCAGGTCAAGCTGTGTTTCAGTCCAAAGTAGTTGTAGGGCGTAAAGGCAGACCAACACCGATGATGACGACTAAGCTGGACTCACTGATCCTCAATCCTACTTGGAACGTGCCTTGGAAAATTATGGTTGAAGATATAATTCCTAAGGTAAAAGAAGACCCTGAGTATTTGGTTAAGCAAAATATTAAGATTGTGCCTAAGTGGGGATCAAAAGAGTTGATTAACCCAGAGGATATTGATTGGCAGAACATGCGCCCCAGTGCATTTCCTTATCGAATGACGCAGCTTTCAGGAAACAACAATGCGCTCGGCCTATACAAGTTTAACACCCCTAATCGCCGTGCGATCTATCTGCATGATACACCAAGTAAAAATTTGTTTGATGAAGCAAGCCGGGCATTTAGCTCAGGCTGCATTCGGGTTGAACATGCCGATCAGTTTGCAACTCGGCTACTTGAGACCCAAGGGCTGGATATGTCGACGCTGGACGAAGAAGAGTTGGCGGCAAACAAATCGATTCCACTCAAACAGTGGGTGCCGGTGCATATCATCTACCAAACAGCCTGGTCAGAGGGCGGCAAGATCCATTACAGGGACGATATATACCGCTGGGATCGTTTCAGTTACGGCAAAGGGTAA
- a CDS encoding imelysin family protein: MNVQSLLARSVATSLVLASSSVFAANVTKEQVVEHYADVAHAVFADALTTAKTLDQSIESFLAAPSEAKLAEVKQAWLDSRVPYQQSEVFRFGNAVVDDWEGQLNAWPLDEGLIDYVSTDYQYELGNEGASANIVANKQLTIGATTLDVAQLTPEAIADLNEVGGSEANVASGYHAIEFLLWGQDLNGTNAGAGERAYTDFVVGKGCTNGNCDRRGEYLKAAADLLVQDLQWMEKQWSSDVKGNYREELLNDSADNGLRKMLFGMGSLSLGELAGERMKVALEANSTEDEHDCFSDNTHNSHYYNEQGIYNVYTGLYKREDGTLLSGPSIADLVAQKDKAAAEEIQKQFDVTRSQVGQLVTSAEKNGQYFDQLIAAGNAQGNALVNETIMSLVAQTSSIERAAKIVGINSLNPDTADHEF; this comes from the coding sequence ATGAATGTACAATCACTTTTAGCGCGCTCTGTTGCCACTTCTCTCGTTCTTGCTAGCAGCTCTGTTTTTGCAGCGAACGTGACAAAAGAGCAAGTGGTAGAACACTACGCAGATGTTGCTCACGCAGTATTTGCCGATGCACTAACTACTGCTAAGACACTAGACCAATCTATCGAATCTTTCCTTGCTGCTCCATCTGAAGCCAAACTTGCTGAAGTAAAACAAGCTTGGCTGGACTCTCGCGTACCGTACCAACAGTCTGAAGTATTCCGTTTTGGTAACGCGGTTGTTGATGATTGGGAAGGCCAACTAAACGCATGGCCTCTTGATGAAGGCCTTATCGACTACGTATCAACGGATTACCAATATGAGCTAGGTAACGAAGGCGCGAGCGCAAATATCGTTGCAAACAAGCAGCTAACGATTGGTGCAACTACACTTGACGTTGCACAGCTGACTCCAGAAGCGATTGCTGATCTGAACGAAGTGGGTGGCTCTGAAGCGAACGTTGCATCTGGCTACCACGCGATTGAATTCCTGCTTTGGGGTCAAGACCTAAATGGCACTAACGCTGGTGCTGGTGAGCGTGCTTACACTGACTTCGTTGTTGGTAAAGGTTGTACTAATGGCAATTGTGACCGTCGTGGTGAGTACCTAAAAGCAGCGGCTGATCTACTGGTTCAAGATCTACAGTGGATGGAGAAGCAGTGGTCTTCAGATGTAAAAGGTAACTACCGTGAAGAACTTCTCAACGACTCTGCGGACAATGGCCTTCGCAAAATGCTATTCGGCATGGGTTCTCTATCTCTAGGTGAGCTTGCTGGTGAACGTATGAAAGTCGCTCTAGAAGCAAACTCTACTGAAGATGAGCACGATTGTTTCTCTGACAACACGCACAACTCTCACTACTACAACGAGCAGGGGATCTACAACGTATACACTGGTCTGTACAAGCGTGAAGACGGTACGCTTCTATCTGGTCCTAGCATCGCAGATCTTGTAGCTCAGAAAGATAAAGCAGCAGCGGAAGAGATCCAGAAGCAATTCGACGTAACACGCTCTCAAGTAGGTCAACTTGTCACTTCTGCTGAAAAGAACGGTCAGTACTTTGACCAGCTAATTGCAGCAGGCAATGCACAAGGTAACGCGCTAGTAAACGAGACAATCATGTCTCTAGTTGCTCAGACTTCATCTATCGAACGTGCGGCAAAAATCGTTGGTATCAACAGCCTGAACCCTGATACAGCTGACCACGAATTCTAA
- a CDS encoding DUF2982 domain-containing protein — MQTLHLTNQPIRLSSPLAKIIATITSIIMISLVMFSPDFQQALLTLVVILSLVGFGYLMILKGTVSYTLTATHFQQHLFKGGWVVKWNNVSKIGICHYDQEGWQQPLPWIGIKLKHYSPYLDSICPRIATEILLSQRALLYLGAKQSQQGIQFEDIVLDSQPYKNSTGEEYSGLQAMLANRMRYQRNYFDYDIFISAHDLDRSAEEFVGLARRYLAAAEPEEG; from the coding sequence ATGCAGACGTTGCATCTTACCAATCAACCTATCCGGCTTTCTTCACCGTTAGCCAAAATCATTGCGACTATCACATCTATTATAATGATTTCTCTTGTTATGTTTTCACCAGACTTTCAACAAGCCCTTTTAACGCTGGTGGTAATTTTATCGCTGGTTGGTTTTGGCTACCTGATGATTCTTAAAGGCACAGTTTCCTACACGTTGACGGCTACACATTTTCAGCAGCACTTGTTCAAAGGAGGTTGGGTAGTGAAATGGAATAACGTCAGCAAAATTGGCATCTGCCACTATGATCAAGAAGGCTGGCAACAACCTTTGCCTTGGATTGGCATTAAACTCAAACACTACTCCCCTTATCTCGATAGCATCTGCCCTCGAATCGCCACAGAAATCCTTCTCAGCCAAAGAGCGCTGTTGTATCTCGGTGCCAAGCAAAGTCAACAGGGCATTCAGTTTGAAGACATCGTTTTGGACTCCCAACCTTACAAGAACTCAACAGGAGAAGAGTATTCAGGTTTACAAGCGATGCTCGCTAATCGCATGCGATACCAGAGAAACTACTTTGATTACGATATATTCATTTCTGCTCATGACTTGGATCGATCGGCTGAAGAGTTTGTCGGGCTTGCAAGACGATATCTTGCGGCTGCAGAGCCTGAAGAAGGTTAA